GTATGGAGAAAAAGGGTCTGATAACACGGTCAGCGCCTGACAGACGCTCGCTCAGCGTATATCTCACAGAGAAGGGAAGAATGCTCATTCCGCTTATCAAAGAGGAATTTTCAAGGATAGAGGACAGGGCTACCTGCGGATTTTCCGATGAAGAGCGTGAACTGCTTATTTCGCTGTTGTCAAGGATGCGTGAAAATCTTGATTGAATCAAAGAACGAAGGAAAGACGAAAATGTCAAAGAAAGAAACCGCTAAAAGATATGTTTTATTTATAATAAGCCTGTTTTTCTCCGCACTGGGAGTGGCTTTTACAAAGCACGGGGAGCTTGGTGTGTCGCCGATTTCGTCCGTTGCGAATGTGCTTAGCTGTACAAAGGGAGGTTTCTCGCTCGGAGTATGGCTTATAATCTGGAACTGCGTGTTGATACTCGGTCAGATAATTATACTCAGAAAGGAATTTCGGCTGATACAGCTTTTGCAGATCCCACTGTCATTCCTGTTCGGATATTTTACCGATTTCGGCTTGTGGCTGGTCGGGTTTATTCCTGCGGAAAGCTACATAATGCGTCTTGTAATGGTGGTTGTCGGAATAGTGATACTGGGCTTCGGCGTATCACTGTCGGTTTCGGCAAATGTTATAATGAACTCGGGAGAGGCTTTTGTAAAGGCAATAGCAGATACGGCAAACAAGAATTTCGGTAATGTAAAGATAGCTTTTGATGTAAGCTGTGTGGTGCTTGCGCTGATTCTGTCGCTGTTGCTGTTTGATTTCACGATAGTGGGAACAAGGGAGGGTACTGTTATTTCGGCGCTTTGCACCGGTCTTGCGGTGAAGCTGTTTCAAAGGCTGACGAATGAGCCGGTGAACAGACTGGTGATTGATTGACGTATTGTAATATTGTATAAAAGGACAGACGTGGGGCGATGGATTATTGTCTATTTGTAATGGTTGTGGAAATGACAAGGTTCGGTGTGGCAATCCCTCAATAGTTGGCTGAACAAAGCTCAGCAACAGAAGCTCACCTTTGACAAGGGACGGGCATGGATGCCCGAAGTTGAACGCCCAAAGGCTTTGCATGGACGCAAAGCCAACAAAGCGTTCATATGGCAAGGGGGATAGTGCTTTTTGTGGGATAGCACTTCTCGGGTTCGCTATTCGAATTAATACACTTGTTAATATTAGCGAGGGAAAGAACCAAAGAGACTAGGTGCAAGTCTGAGCCTCGCTTACGCAAGGCTCGTGCACTCCGCTAAAGCTCCGCTGGACTTGACAGCCCCTCTCCCTATCTCTTAGGTTCTCTCCCTCGTGGCTCCCTCTTTCCTTACTCACACCCCCACCCCGTCGGGGTGTTGGCTAAACTCGAATAACCACCTGAACATTGTATATCTTGTCAATGCAGGGACGCTTAACGCTACACGTCCGCATATTAGTACATATATCTCAGGTTAGTGGCGTTTTTTTTGAAGAGTCAATGTTAGTGCAGTTGCACTAATACACTCACGAAAATATTAATACCTTGCCGGTACGGAAAATGTTTTCAGTGGTGTTGGTGTGAAAATTTCTCAATAGTTGGCTGAGCAAAGCTCAGCAACAGAAGCTCACCTTTGACAAGGGCGGCGAGTTTGGTGCGGAGCAAGGGTAGCTAATGACAAGAATATAAAAAAGCGGTCACAGCATATCACTGTAACCGCTTTTATTGATTATTGCTTTGTGTAACTTCCGCCGTTTTGCCGTCATTTAAAGATATGTAGCGCTATTAAAGGCGGAATTTGAGGCGGCACATTGCCGCATTCCCGCCGTTTTGCCGTCCTTTAAAGATATGTAGCGTTATTAAAGGCGGAACTTGGAGCGGCACATTGCCGCTTAGCCTTCGTATTCGGAGAATTTGGGAGCGTTGGCTATTACGTCGGCTTCAAGAGCCTGCGGTAATTGCTCGTAGTGGTCAAACTGAGCGGTGAAATGACCTAAGCCTC
This window of the [Eubacterium] siraeum genome carries:
- a CDS encoding DUF6198 family protein, with the protein product MSKKETAKRYVLFIISLFFSALGVAFTKHGELGVSPISSVANVLSCTKGGFSLGVWLIIWNCVLILGQIIILRKEFRLIQLLQIPLSFLFGYFTDFGLWLVGFIPAESYIMRLVMVVVGIVILGFGVSLSVSANVIMNSGEAFVKAIADTANKNFGNVKIAFDVSCVVLALILSLLLFDFTIVGTREGTVISALCTGLAVKLFQRLTNEPVNRLVID
- a CDS encoding MarR family transcriptional regulator: MENSLHHLLMTNHTAFRKRIFSALKNEGLTSGQPKVLEYLAEHDGAMQKDIAAACRIEPATMTSLLCGMEKKGLITRSAPDRRSLSVYLTEKGRMLIPLIKEEFSRIEDRATCGFSDEERELLISLLSRMRENLD